From one Culex quinquefasciatus strain JHB chromosome 3, VPISU_Cqui_1.0_pri_paternal, whole genome shotgun sequence genomic stretch:
- the LOC6053197 gene encoding DALR anticodon-binding domain-containing protein 3, with the protein MEYIQKRANDMQLIAQHKYGLRVKDQVRFQQMIASLGRSAAVVDLLESKASSPIDFRRDKNQSSKGAAFILYNFARLSVLFRTFEEKQRTGYYPELAPIETIDFGLLKEEDEWQLFWVYVAGFPAMLRQALGDGKLARVSPHVVLGFTSGLVICLSKYYRRVRILTVSWVL; encoded by the coding sequence ATGGAATACATACAAAAACGCGCCAACGACATGCAGCTGATCGCCCAGCACAAGTACGGGCTGCGAGTTAAAGATCAGGTGCGCTTCCAGCAGATGATCGCCAGCCTGGGCCGGTCGGCCGCCGTCGTGGACCTGCTCGAGTCGAAGGCGTCCAGTCCGATCGACTTCAGGCGGGACAAAAACCAATCGAGCAAGGGAGCCGCCTTCATCCTGTACAACTTTGCCCGACTGTCCGTGCTGTTCAGGACGTTCGAGGAGAAGCAACGCACCGGATACTATCCGGAACTTGCACCGATCGAGACGATCGATTTTGGCCTGCTCAAGGAAGAGGACGAGTGGCAGCTGTTTTGGGTTTACGTTGCGGGTTTTCCCGCGATGCTGCGACAAGCGCTGGGCGATGGTAAGCTGGCGCGCGTTTCGCCCCATGTTGTGCTCGGGTTCACCTCAGGGCTGGTGATTTGCCTCAGCAAGTACTACCGACGCGTTCGGATTTTGACGGTGAGTTGGGTATTGTAG